From Pseudomonadota bacterium:
AATGAGTAAGGATCAGAAAGTGAAAAGAACTGCGCTTATTTTTGGAGTGTCGGGGCAGGATGGAACTTTTCTGGCCGATTTTCTGATAAAAAAAGGTTATAAGGTTGTCGGGGTCTCACGTGATGTATTCGGGGCGAGCTTTACTAATCTGGAGAGGTTGGGCATCAAGAATGACGTGTGTCTCAGGTCGGCTTCAATTCACGATTTCAGAAGTGTGCTGCAAATTATCAGTCATGAAAAACCCGATGAA
This genomic window contains:
- a CDS encoding NAD-dependent epimerase/dehydratase family protein, with the translated sequence MSKDQKVKRTALIFGVSGQDGTFLADFLIKKGYKVVGVSRDVFGASFTNLERLGIKNDVCLRSASIHDFRSVLQIISHEKPDE